A genomic segment from Callithrix jacchus isolate 240 chromosome 8, calJac240_pri, whole genome shotgun sequence encodes:
- the LOC128928958 gene encoding uncharacterized protein LOC128928958, with the protein MNLVICSKIPSNQRPKYTSKKQPRAPAPSSAGLRDWDQAGARRAPPGSPHAPATPTLALGGRARKAWHSRRTGPQVRGPRVVWAPPPLSGQCPAECPGLRANGLESRAAERSHTGQSPSTRKPTPRTSPGTENRRCRRTRRRRRLLMESPGCCHRRRRRRRRLIYEHRRLSRPPLAEFWSLAQRPWYPPWREPRQLQRPGPIPLDPRSQDSGTRRFLLWRKIRHDLRPPPPNPPVSSRLTALLRRREDASA; encoded by the exons ATGAACTTGGTGATTTGTTCCAAA ATCCCCTCAAATCAGCGCCCTAAATACACCTCCAAAAAACAGCCACGCGCTCCCGCTCCCAGCAGCGCAGGGCTTCGGGACTGGGACCAGGCGGGCGCCAGGCGTGCGCCCCCGGGGAGCCCCCACGCTCCGGCCACGCCCACCCTGGCCCTGGGCGGTCGCGCCCGGAAGGCCTGGCACTCGAGGCGGACAGGTCCCCAAGTCAGGGGCCCGCGAGTCGTCTGGGCGCCCCCGCCTCTATCAGGGCAGTGCCCCGCAGAGTGCCCAGGACTGCGGGCAAATGGGCTGGAGAGCCGGGCCGCGGAGCGTTCCCACACTGGTCAGTCTCCCTCCACCAGGAAGCCAACTCCTCGTACCTCCCCGGGGACCGAAAACCGCCGGTGCCGCCGCACCCGTCGCCGCCGCCGCTTGCTCATGGAGAGCCCGGGCTgctgccaccgccgccgccgccgccgccgccgcctcatCTACGAGCATCGCCGGCTGTCTCGGCCTCCCCTGGCTGAGTTCTGGTCTCTGGCACAGCGTCCATGGTATCCGCCGTGGAGGGAGCCACGGCAGCTCCAGCGCCCAGGCCCAATCCCGCTGGACCCACGGAGCCAGGACAGCGGGACACGTCGCTTCTTATTATGGAGGAAGATTAGGCATGACCTCCGCCCCCCTCCCCCAAACCCCCCCGTTTCCAGCCGCCTGACAGCGCTGCTGCGCAGGCGCGAAGACGCCTCAGCCTAA